agaaagcatcaattttaaatccttttttacaataaattctcttcCCTACTTAGTTTTAAAACAACTATAAgtaaaagtggatatttatagtaaaaaaagcacctaaatatagatttgtttttcttacccacacctatcatatttcttctgaagacatggattttaaccactggagccgaatggattacttttatgctgcatttatttgcttttatgggatttcaaagttctggccaccattcacttgcattgaaagaacCAACAGAGCCAAGTAAATTAACTTAACATCTTTGCTTTTGTTCAATAGAAGAAAGtcttgcacatctgggatggcatgagggtgagtacatgaaagaatgtattttttggtaaactattcatttaaatagactttaaaaaaatacaaatttaactgCTGCTGTTTAACACTATACTTCAACTCTGTTATATAAAATAAggcattttctatttttattattttgtattcttcaatgtaatgtcaacataattaaatatatatcctGTGATATAAAATTCTGCACTCACAAATGCAGATTGCAGAATTAAAAAATATGCGCTgattgttataatatatttttatgtacagtatatgtacaaatattttcttaaatagcttcaatgtagttaccATAGCTACTTACTTTTAGTAATTGTAGTgtagttaaatacatttttaaaagagcaTCTTGATTGGAATTTAACTACTTGAATTTATGAATAGCTTGTAGCTAGGAAGCTatcgtttcaaagtagcttccccaacactggtagGGTGACATGAACTTTTtgatcaaacacaaagacaaatcaatatttgattgagaacgtacagttcacccaaagagTATTTGGAcaattcagccacaacatttatgaGTGTCACTGCAttacataaaatatcaaacaaattatttattttaacaagagATAGCACAGGTACAATTCTCAAGCAAATCTTTTAACAAAAAGAAGCTTGttctttttaaatgataaaacaatagctATTAGATACACAACAGATAATAGATGTACTGTTAAACATCTTGAGagcaattgcaaaaatggctaagaaaagtGTAGTTCAAATAAGCTTAGCTTCATTTCTTCTCAGATACCACTTGGTTTAATATCTTGTTATCTAATGCGatgatattcatacattttcaagtgACACGGCTGTCCAAATACTTCTAAGGCCACTATATATGTCATTCCTGTTCTTTACCGAAATGCTTCCATGGCGTCCATGTGCCATCTGCTCGGCGGTGAGAGAGAATATGCAGCATCACGGAGGGCAAAGTCTTCCAATTAATGAACTCCAGAAAGAAATTAAGCACTCTGTTCTCAGCTTCTTCAAGCCTGCACCCAATTAGAAAACACAGGAAGAGCCAAATGAAGAGCTTAACACTTTTGTTTTAACTCTGACATTAATAAAGCACAATCATTTATTAAAAACCATGCATGGTGAGTCcactgatgattaaaaacaattcAATACATTTTGTCCTGTAGGAGCAGCATGGGGTCCATTCCTGCTTTGAGCAGCAGTGGGAGCCAGAAGGAGGCACTCTGCATCTCATCAAGGGCTCTCTGGACCAGCTCCCTGAGTCGGTTGCCCTGAGGTAGGCCAGCGTGTTCCAGAATCAAAGGCAGGTGCTCAGGTACATGGCCCTGTATTGCAAACGTATAGATGCCCATGCTTACATGGGCCCCTGCGGCCAAGAGCATTAGAGTGATCTCCCGTGTCTGGTGACACTCACTGTCCAAGCTGAGAAACAAGCGGAAAGAGTAAAATGTGTCATAACTGTCCGATTTTTAAGTGTTTAAAGTGAAAAGCTGGCcacaaatgtaaattaatgtcCTACTTCCAAGAGTTGCACCACAGAGCCATGTCCAAAGGGCAGCTGTAGCCAAACTGTCGACAGCTCTGAGCGTCTGGACTGTAGCCCTGTTTTAGCAAGGCCCGAAGGCTGTCCGCTTGTCCACTAAGTACTGCCAAGTAAACCGGACTGACCTTTCCTTCACCCCGGTCACATTCTCTGTTTGTTACTGGAATCAGCTTTTCTAGAATACTAAACAGAATGACAAGAAATTAATGCAGCATTGTTTCATAAAGGCCACTGTTACActgttttcatttaaatgaaaGGTTAGCTTTCATTAATAGTTATCATTATACTAAATAACAGTTACACGGTTGACCATTtttaaaattcagtcatcattaatcacccttatgttattccaaacccatatttcttcagtgaaacacaaaaggatatattttGTTCCATggcaaaaagaaagtcatactggtttggagcaatatgaaggtgagtaaatgatgacagaatgttcattttagcgtgaactatccctttcagtcTTAAGGACTATTTAACACAAGTTCAAGTTGGAACACAGTTCATCTCTGACCATGCTGCCATACCTAAGCCGACTGAACTGGGCTGCAGCATGGATGGGCAGCTGCCAGCTGTCCTCATTGCAGTACAGGTTCGGGTCAGCTCCATGAGCCAGTAAAAGCTCCAAACAACGTACGTGGCCTTCCTGAGCGGCAATGAGCAGTGGTGTGGCCAGATCATTTGCCTGGCAGTTCACATTCGCCCCTGTGGCAAAGACAACCTGTGCTTAGGCAACGTAACTCTACTATATGACTGCAGTGCCACTGTCGTTTTCCTTCTTTAATAGCCTAACCGTTTACATTAAATTGTTTATCTGCCTCTGAagaatatttaaatgcaaatctgATGTCGTAAGGGGCAGCACTAAACATTAACCAAAGCAAGCAAGTATCTAAAAAAAGCATATGATTGGCTAGATGCAGCTCATACGGGTTAATTATTAAAGTGGCCTCACCAGCCTTTGCAAGAATCTCTAAACATTGGTGATGTCCATATTGTGCAGCCACAAATAACGGTGTGATCCCATAGTCATCCCCTGCCTCAAGAGAGCACACACCCACCAGGTACCTTGCAATCTCAGTATGGCCCTGAAAATGTCATTAAGAGATATTCAATTTCTTGATGAAAGATTTTAATGACTGTCTGACAGGGTACGAAACTGACATTTgcaaagcactatataaatgttacTGGCTGTTTGGCAGGTAACATAAAGGAAACTCTgggttcactacaagttaagctcactcAATAGCATTGCTGACATAGAGGTATGTGTTGATTACCAGAATAAATATTTTTGACTAGTCCCTCgctttccaaaaaaaaagaaataaaatctgggctgcagtgaggcacttacaatggaattaaatGGGGCATATCAAAACCTAAACTATATGCATGTTAACaatattttagtgtgattaaattgcttttctgtgtaaagttatatctaattttacaacttcgttgcaatGACGAAATACCACTGTAAACCCTATAGCGACTGTAAAAACAATGACTTTaacaatttacagctcaaataatacacagtttTTAACTGAGGAATTAACatcagtgtttttataaaattataagcttgatATTTTTGCTTTTCTccaagttcctcactgtaacctaaatttttgcttttttcattctttttttaaataaaagggacgagttgaaattaggttttgtggtaattaacattatgccacaaatactgtcgaatcaacttaacttgttttaaacccggaatattcctttaataaggaACTGCAACATATCGCATGGTTTTAATTGGAATAACGACAATTTACCATTAAAAGTTTATCAAAGATGCctaatgttttttccccctccagACCTCAATGTGGCAGCACATTTGTGGAATATTCGTCTCATTAAGCCACCAAAAAAGTTGTATCAAAGTTTTTAGGTTTCACATAAAGATTGGCtggctaatatactgtatataatgctgcAAATTGATACCACCACCACCCCCACATATATATGCAAGGAAAAACAGCTCATTAATTCTACGGTCTAACAAAATCATTTCAT
This window of the Xyrauchen texanus isolate HMW12.3.18 chromosome 40, RBS_HiC_50CHRs, whole genome shotgun sequence genome carries:
- the LOC127633294 gene encoding ankyrin repeat and SOCS box protein 3-like isoform X1; the protein is MENNQMDFNECYEDTCSAVALMAREGKCRRVQKLIQRGFAVDVRDNRGWNALHEAAAAGSAECVRLLLSAVVSCEDYVNSLTHNSETPLYFAAKNGHLRAVKWLIKGRADLNRTTNDLSCPLFAAVEGGYKDVVKLLVDSGAEVNGTHSVSGWSCLHQAVYKGHTEIARYLVGVCSLEAGDDYGITPLFVAAQYGHHQCLEILAKAGANVNCQANDLATPLLIAAQEGHVRCLELLLAHGADPNLYCNEDSWQLPIHAAAQFSRLSILEKLIPVTNRECDRGEGKVSPVYLAVLSGQADSLRALLKQGYSPDAQSCRQFGYSCPLDMALWCNSWNLDSECHQTREITLMLLAAGAHVSMGIYTFAIQGHVPEHLPLILEHAGLPQGNRLRELVQRALDEMQSASFWLPLLLKAGMDPMLLLQDKMLEEAENRVLNFFLEFINWKTLPSVMLHILSHRRADGTWTPWKHFESVPALTHLCRLAVRASVGSNVLCKTSFVQQLPVPTLLQDYLQFSDISLAYTAG
- the LOC127633294 gene encoding ankyrin repeat and SOCS box protein 3-like isoform X3 → MCTMCNVSHKSVVVVLFVFCFMFQAVEGGYKDVVKLLVDSGAEVNGTHSVSGWSCLHQAVYKGHTEIARYLVGVCSLEAGDDYGITPLFVAAQYGHHQCLEILAKAGANVNCQANDLATPLLIAAQEGHVRCLELLLAHGADPNLYCNEDSWQLPIHAAAQFSRLSILEKLIPVTNRECDRGEGKVSPVYLAVLSGQADSLRALLKQGYSPDAQSCRQFGYSCPLDMALWCNSWNLDSECHQTREITLMLLAAGAHVSMGIYTFAIQGHVPEHLPLILEHAGLPQGNRLRELVQRALDEMQSASFWLPLLLKAGMDPMLLLQDKMLEEAENRVLNFFLEFINWKTLPSVMLHILSHRRADGTWTPWKHFESVPALTHLCRLAVRASVGSNVLCKTSFVQQLPVPTLLQDYLQFSDISLAYTAG
- the LOC127633294 gene encoding ankyrin repeat and SOCS box protein 3-like isoform X2 translates to MENNQMDFNECYEDTCSAVALMAREGKCRRVQKLIQRGFAVDVRDNRGWNALHEAAAAGSAECVRLLLSAVAVEGGYKDVVKLLVDSGAEVNGTHSVSGWSCLHQAVYKGHTEIARYLVGVCSLEAGDDYGITPLFVAAQYGHHQCLEILAKAGANVNCQANDLATPLLIAAQEGHVRCLELLLAHGADPNLYCNEDSWQLPIHAAAQFSRLSILEKLIPVTNRECDRGEGKVSPVYLAVLSGQADSLRALLKQGYSPDAQSCRQFGYSCPLDMALWCNSWNLDSECHQTREITLMLLAAGAHVSMGIYTFAIQGHVPEHLPLILEHAGLPQGNRLRELVQRALDEMQSASFWLPLLLKAGMDPMLLLQDKMLEEAENRVLNFFLEFINWKTLPSVMLHILSHRRADGTWTPWKHFESVPALTHLCRLAVRASVGSNVLCKTSFVQQLPVPTLLQDYLQFSDISLAYTAG